The proteins below are encoded in one region of Flavobacterium nackdongense:
- a CDS encoding S9 family peptidase — MISNKINLLFLLLLTSVFAQQKITVEAIYTGQFQPKGMVELQSMKNTNQYTVLNFDQASRSLQIDVFDFATLKKVSTLIDTKNQSKLFGGIDSYAFSSDEKKVLIANNTNPIYRHSFTADYFLYDIETKELYKVLEQVQEPSFSPDRKKIAYVKENNIFIYDIASKTNAQITTDGKKNEIINGITDWVYEEEFAFVSAFDWSADSKKIGFIRFDESQVPEFSMSIFSKDLYPKIETFKYPKAGEKNSTVSLHLYNVDSKTTKKVDLSQYNDFYIPRIEWTKDANILSAKILNRHQDNLDLLFVDGTTGATKVVFNEKDKSYIDFIDKDNLTFLENNNFIWTSEKDGFNHIYQYDKTGKLINQVTKGNWEVTEYYGFDEKTKSVFYQSTENGSINRDVYRISLDGKNKTRLSQNLGTNAATFSPNFQYFINSFSSASQPTTFTLNDSKTGKQIQVIENNEALATKLKDYNLPKKEFFVLKTERGNELNAWIIKPKDFEPSKKYPVFMYQYSGPGSQQVNNEWNSHDDYWFMMLAQQGYIVACVDGRGTGFKGADFKKVTYKQLGKYEVEDQIDAAKVLGNYPYVDKSRIGIWGWSYGGFMSSNCILKGNDVFKMAIAVAPVTNWRFYDSVYTERYMQTPQENPSGYDDNSPINFVSKLKGKYLLIHGSGDDNVHVQNSMQMMEALIQANKQFDSQIYPDKNHGIYGGKTRIQLFNKMTTFIQNNL; from the coding sequence ATGATTTCAAATAAGATTAACCTACTGTTTTTGTTGTTGTTAACTTCTGTTTTTGCACAACAAAAAATCACTGTCGAAGCTATTTATACCGGACAATTTCAACCCAAAGGAATGGTTGAATTGCAATCGATGAAAAATACCAATCAATATACGGTTTTAAATTTTGATCAAGCGAGCCGAAGCTTGCAAATTGACGTATTTGATTTTGCTACTTTGAAAAAAGTGAGCACATTAATCGACACTAAAAATCAAAGTAAATTATTCGGAGGAATCGATAGTTATGCTTTTAGTTCGGATGAAAAAAAAGTATTGATAGCCAATAATACCAATCCGATTTACCGTCATTCCTTTACTGCTGATTATTTTCTGTATGATATTGAAACGAAAGAATTATATAAAGTTCTAGAACAGGTTCAGGAGCCTAGTTTTTCGCCTGACAGGAAAAAGATTGCGTATGTGAAAGAGAATAATATTTTTATTTATGACATAGCGTCCAAAACCAATGCTCAAATCACCACCGACGGAAAGAAAAATGAAATCATCAACGGAATCACGGATTGGGTGTATGAAGAAGAATTTGCCTTTGTGAGCGCTTTCGATTGGAGTGCAGACAGCAAAAAAATCGGGTTTATTCGTTTTGACGAAAGCCAAGTTCCTGAATTTTCGATGTCAATTTTTAGTAAAGACTTGTATCCAAAAATTGAAACCTTCAAATACCCAAAAGCAGGGGAAAAGAACTCCACCGTTTCCTTGCATTTGTATAATGTCGATTCCAAAACCACCAAAAAAGTAGATTTAAGTCAATACAATGATTTTTATATTCCAAGAATCGAATGGACGAAAGATGCCAATATTTTATCGGCAAAAATTCTAAATCGTCATCAGGATAATCTGGATTTACTTTTTGTTGATGGGACAACGGGAGCAACAAAAGTAGTTTTCAATGAAAAAGACAAATCGTATATAGACTTTATCGATAAAGATAATTTGACCTTTTTAGAAAACAACAATTTTATTTGGACCTCCGAAAAAGACGGTTTCAATCATATTTATCAGTACGATAAAACAGGGAAATTAATCAATCAAGTGACCAAAGGCAATTGGGAAGTGACCGAATATTATGGTTTTGATGAGAAAACCAAATCAGTTTTTTATCAATCGACAGAGAATGGTTCTATCAACAGAGACGTTTATAGAATCAGTTTAGACGGGAAAAATAAAACAAGATTATCTCAAAATTTAGGAACTAACGCCGCTACTTTCAGCCCCAATTTTCAATATTTTATCAATTCCTTTTCGAGTGCTTCTCAACCCACTACTTTTACGCTGAATGATTCTAAAACAGGAAAACAAATTCAGGTTATTGAAAATAACGAAGCTTTGGCAACCAAATTAAAAGACTACAATTTGCCCAAGAAAGAGTTTTTCGTACTCAAAACCGAGAGAGGAAATGAACTGAATGCTTGGATAATCAAGCCAAAAGATTTTGAACCATCTAAGAAATATCCTGTTTTTATGTATCAATATTCTGGACCCGGTTCGCAACAAGTGAATAACGAATGGAATAGTCACGACGACTATTGGTTTATGATGTTGGCGCAGCAAGGCTACATTGTAGCTTGTGTTGACGGTCGCGGAACAGGTTTCAAAGGAGCCGATTTCAAAAAAGTCACTTACAAACAATTAGGAAAATACGAAGTCGAAGACCAAATTGATGCGGCAAAAGTTTTAGGAAATTATCCTTATGTCGATAAATCTCGAATCGGTATTTGGGGATGGTCTTATGGAGGATTTATGTCGAGTAATTGTATTTTGAAAGGGAATGATGTTTTCAAAATGGCGATTGCCGTAGCGCCGGTAACCAATTGGCGTTTTTATGACAGCGTTTATACCGAACGATATATGCAAACGCCTCAAGAAAATCCTAGCGGTTATGACGATAATTCTCCCATAAATTTTGTGAGTAAACTTAAGGGGAAATATTTGCTAATTCACGGTTCGGGCGACGACAATGTACACGTGCAAAATTCGATGCAAATGATGGAAGCCCTAATTCAAGCCAATAAACAATTTGATTCCCAAATATATCCCGATAAAAATCACGGAATTTATGGCGGAAAAACAAGAATACAATTGTTCAATAAAATGACTACTTTTATACAAAATAATTTATAG
- a CDS encoding type II toxin-antitoxin system RelE/ParE family toxin — MKIDIDDEFFDLLGDIVRFIAKDKPLAARKFKKDLISAVRKDLKFPDNYKKSLYFKDDAYRDYVFKGYTISYQIFENNKTVRVFGIIKNKYSY; from the coding sequence ATGAAAATTGATATAGATGATGAATTCTTTGATTTGCTAGGTGACATAGTTCGTTTTATAGCCAAAGACAAACCTCTTGCAGCAAGAAAATTCAAAAAAGATTTAATTTCTGCAGTTAGAAAAGACTTGAAATTCCCCGATAATTACAAAAAGTCTTTATATTTCAAAGACGACGCCTATAGAGATTATGTTTTCAAAGGCTATACGATTTCGTATCAAATTTTTGAAAACAACAAAACGGTTCGTGTTTTTGGAATCATTAAAAACAAATATTCCTATTAA
- a CDS encoding peptide MFS transporter: MSEAAVKTGHPKGLWVLFGTEMWERFNFYGMRAILTLFLVNSLMMKEEDASLIYGGFLGLCYLTPMLGGFIADRFFGNRNCILLGGLMMAIGQFLLFASASVFGTNLSLANLLMWSALGIIIFGNGFFKPNISSMVGSLYPKQEKSKLDTAFTIFYMGINLGAFLGQLICPIVGDVKDAEGIRDIHAFKYGFLAASIAMLIGTAIFYVLKDKYVVTPEGRPLGGLPSKNEASDFEEGESQKAVFSQKALITAGIVFMALGAVIHFVFDQNLIYTLIYSSGLTLAGLIVSDTSLTKVERDRIFVIYIVAFFIIFFWAAFEQAGSSLTFIADNQTDRSFFGWNMPPSMVQIFNGLFVVAFAIPFSMLWDYLRSKDREPISPMKQAFGLALIALSYFIIAHNVKDLGNNGLLAIKWLILLYLIQTCAELCLSPIGLSLVGKLSPKRFSSLLYGVFFLSNASGYALAGTLGSIMPATGDKFIKAKELGIDLQAVLDKTITPTAEQLKVLAANQISDHNPVFAGFEIHNLYEFFMVFVVLTGLAAIILFSLTPFLKKMMHGVR; the protein is encoded by the coding sequence ATGAGTGAAGCAGCAGTAAAAACAGGACATCCAAAAGGACTTTGGGTATTATTCGGAACCGAAATGTGGGAACGTTTCAATTTCTATGGAATGCGAGCCATTCTAACCTTATTCCTCGTGAATTCGTTAATGATGAAAGAGGAAGATGCATCATTAATATACGGAGGATTCTTGGGATTGTGTTATTTGACACCTATGTTGGGAGGTTTCATCGCCGATCGTTTTTTTGGAAATAGAAACTGTATTTTATTGGGTGGTTTGATGATGGCCATTGGGCAATTTTTACTATTTGCCAGTGCTAGTGTTTTTGGAACCAATTTAAGCCTTGCCAATCTATTAATGTGGTCAGCTTTGGGAATAATTATTTTTGGAAATGGTTTTTTCAAACCTAATATTTCAAGTATGGTGGGGAGTTTGTATCCCAAACAAGAAAAAAGTAAGTTGGATACCGCTTTTACCATTTTCTATATGGGAATCAACTTAGGCGCTTTTCTAGGTCAATTGATTTGTCCAATTGTCGGTGATGTAAAAGATGCTGAGGGAATTCGCGATATTCACGCGTTCAAATACGGGTTTTTGGCAGCTTCAATAGCTATGCTTATTGGAACCGCCATTTTTTATGTATTGAAGGATAAATATGTAGTCACTCCAGAAGGAAGGCCACTTGGCGGATTGCCATCCAAAAATGAAGCCTCTGATTTTGAAGAAGGAGAATCTCAAAAAGCAGTTTTCTCACAAAAGGCTTTGATTACCGCAGGAATTGTATTTATGGCTTTAGGGGCCGTTATTCATTTTGTTTTTGATCAAAACTTAATTTACACCTTGATTTATTCCAGTGGTTTAACATTGGCAGGATTAATTGTTTCCGATACTTCATTGACGAAAGTCGAACGCGATAGAATATTTGTAATTTATATCGTTGCGTTCTTTATCATCTTCTTTTGGGCAGCTTTCGAGCAAGCAGGATCTTCATTGACTTTTATCGCCGATAACCAAACCGACAGAAGCTTCTTTGGTTGGAATATGCCTCCTTCAATGGTTCAAATTTTCAATGGATTATTTGTTGTGGCCTTTGCTATTCCGTTTAGTATGTTGTGGGATTATTTACGAAGCAAAGACAGAGAACCTATTTCTCCAATGAAACAAGCTTTTGGATTGGCATTGATTGCTTTGAGTTATTTCATCATTGCGCACAATGTAAAAGATTTAGGTAATAATGGACTTTTGGCTATCAAATGGTTGATTCTTTTGTATTTAATTCAAACTTGTGCTGAATTATGCTTGTCGCCAATAGGTTTATCATTGGTAGGAAAGTTGTCTCCAAAACGTTTTTCTTCATTATTATATGGCGTTTTCTTTTTGTCTAATGCTTCAGGTTATGCATTAGCAGGAACATTAGGTTCCATTATGCCAGCAACAGGAGATAAATTTATCAAAGCCAAAGAACTCGGAATCGATTTGCAAGCCGTTTTAGACAAAACTATCACGCCTACTGCCGAGCAATTAAAAGTATTGGCAGCCAATCAGATTAGCGATCATAATCCCGTTTTTGCAGGATTTGAAATTCATAATTTGTATGAGTTTTTTATGGTGTTTGTTGTATTGACAGGGCTTGCCGCCATAATTTTGTTTTCATTGACACCTTTCTTGAAAAAAATGATGCACGGAGTTCGTTAA
- a CDS encoding peptidylprolyl isomerase, translating to MAVLQKIRQRSALTIIIIAFALFAFLVPSLFNKNNLVKGSTDVGSVNGKDISFEEFRIKVSNVEKSQQGITPTAAANRVWDQEVSIALLTNEFDKLGLRVGAKHIMEVLKSDQNIGKNPMFLNAAGVFDEAKFKEAIKTNPQIADYLKNAEKDAELNAKYQMYATMIKAGAYTTDSEGKLKYEMESNKVNFSYVAGLYSTIKDSDVKISDDEIVAFMKKNEKKYKSDETRELEYVLIEDKASPADEAEIKAKINSLLTGSVVYNTKTGKNDTLPGFKSATNVVEFVNSNSDVPYDSTYVAKKDLPAVDADKLYNLAPGEIYGPYMFGKYYCLSKSLGRKVGVNAKASHILISYEGTQVPNQKEKRTKEQAKAKAEQILAQVNANPDSFMMLAFTASDDSSSQQGGDLGFFGPNQMVKPFNDFVFGNPIGKVGLVETNFGYHIIKVTDKQDGIRLATVAQKVEASEVTSNKIFEQATQFEMDANEKDFAKTAAAMKLTVAPPVTVKAMDESFGPLGNQRNIVRWAFEDETAVGAVKRFEVANLGNVIAKIKKVNPEGLMAVDMVRSYVEPILKNKKKAELIKAKMSGTSLEAIAKAAGSTVQQAIDVTMENPVLTGGVGQEPKVVGNAFALSAGKLSAPIEGNTGVYVVKNNSTVKAPVLKDHTAYVAKLKAQSAGDFNRVMPALKDKAEIKDNRKQFNY from the coding sequence ATGGCAGTTTTACAAAAAATTAGACAACGTTCCGCATTAACTATAATAATTATTGCATTTGCTTTATTTGCATTTTTAGTTCCAAGTTTATTCAATAAAAATAATTTGGTCAAAGGCTCAACCGATGTTGGGAGTGTAAATGGTAAAGATATTTCTTTCGAAGAGTTTAGAATTAAAGTTAGTAATGTCGAAAAAAGCCAGCAAGGTATTACTCCAACAGCAGCCGCGAACCGAGTTTGGGATCAAGAAGTGTCTATTGCTTTATTAACAAATGAATTCGATAAATTAGGATTAAGAGTAGGAGCAAAACATATAATGGAAGTGTTGAAATCAGATCAAAATATTGGAAAAAACCCAATGTTTTTGAATGCTGCCGGTGTTTTTGATGAGGCCAAATTCAAGGAAGCTATTAAAACCAATCCTCAAATTGCGGATTATTTGAAGAATGCCGAAAAGGATGCTGAGCTTAACGCAAAATATCAGATGTACGCTACAATGATAAAAGCAGGCGCTTACACCACAGACAGTGAAGGAAAATTGAAATATGAAATGGAGTCCAACAAAGTAAACTTCTCCTATGTTGCCGGATTGTATTCGACCATCAAAGACAGCGATGTAAAAATTTCAGACGATGAGATTGTTGCTTTTATGAAAAAGAACGAAAAGAAATACAAGTCGGATGAAACAAGAGAACTAGAATATGTTCTGATTGAAGACAAAGCTTCACCTGCAGACGAAGCGGAAATAAAAGCAAAAATCAATTCCTTGTTAACAGGAAGTGTTGTTTACAATACTAAAACCGGAAAAAATGATACATTGCCAGGTTTCAAATCGGCTACTAATGTGGTTGAATTTGTAAATTCAAACTCAGATGTTCCTTATGATTCAACCTATGTAGCCAAAAAAGACTTACCAGCTGTTGATGCCGATAAATTATACAACTTAGCTCCAGGAGAAATTTATGGGCCTTATATGTTCGGAAAATACTATTGTCTATCTAAATCATTAGGCAGAAAAGTAGGCGTGAATGCAAAAGCAAGTCATATCTTGATTAGCTATGAAGGAACACAAGTTCCAAATCAAAAAGAGAAAAGAACAAAAGAACAAGCCAAAGCGAAAGCAGAACAAATATTAGCGCAAGTCAATGCTAACCCAGATAGCTTTATGATGTTAGCTTTTACCGCTTCGGATGATTCATCTTCACAACAAGGTGGAGACTTAGGTTTCTTTGGACCAAATCAAATGGTAAAACCTTTCAATGATTTTGTTTTTGGGAACCCTATCGGAAAAGTGGGATTGGTAGAAACTAATTTTGGATACCATATTATTAAGGTTACAGACAAACAAGACGGAATTCGCCTTGCTACTGTAGCTCAAAAAGTAGAAGCTTCAGAAGTAACATCAAACAAAATTTTCGAACAAGCAACTCAATTCGAAATGGATGCTAACGAAAAAGATTTTGCAAAAACGGCTGCAGCAATGAAACTTACCGTTGCACCTCCAGTGACTGTAAAGGCAATGGACGAATCTTTTGGTCCATTGGGTAACCAAAGAAATATCGTGAGATGGGCATTCGAGGACGAAACTGCTGTTGGTGCAGTAAAAAGATTTGAAGTAGCCAATTTGGGTAATGTTATTGCAAAAATTAAAAAAGTAAATCCAGAAGGATTGATGGCTGTTGATATGGTTCGTTCTTATGTGGAACCAATTTTAAAGAACAAGAAAAAAGCCGAATTAATCAAAGCCAAAATGTCGGGAACTTCGCTCGAAGCGATTGCTAAAGCTGCAGGTTCAACAGTACAACAAGCTATAGATGTAACTATGGAAAATCCAGTACTTACTGGCGGTGTTGGACAAGAGCCAAAAGTAGTCGGAAATGCATTTGCCTTGAGCGCTGGTAAACTTTCGGCTCCAATCGAAGGAAATACAGGTGTGTATGTAGTGAAAAATAACAGCACAGTAAAAGCACCCGTTTTGAAAGATCATACAGCTTATGTGGCCAAATTGAAAGCACAAAGCGCAGGAGATTTCAACAGAGTGATGCCAGCATTAAAAGACAAAGCTGAAATCAAAGACAACAGAAAACAATTCAATTATTAG
- a CDS encoding hydroxymethylglutaryl-CoA reductase, degradative, with protein MSKSIAGFSKLSKEEKINWIAKEYFSSPQEAISILKNYWNSDEKLQKLHDEFIENTISNFYIPLGVAPNFLINGKYNSIPMAIEESSVVAAASKAAKFWSTRGGFKATVINSEKIGQVHFIFKGDASKLELFFGQTKSKFYSNTESITKNMQKRGGGILDIELRNKTNLLPNYYQLHATFETKDSMGANFINSCLEQFAKTLKNEAQLYDLFSSAEKDIEVVMSILSNYVPNCIVRAEVSCPVDDLVEKHIENPKAFAERFVRAVQIAEVEPFRAVTHNKGIMNGIDAVVLATGNDFRAVEAGIHAYASRNGSYSSLSHAKIENGIFSFWLEVPMALGTVGGLTSLHPLVKLSLEMLENPSAQELMQFVAVAGLAQNFAALRSLTTTGIQDGHMKMHLNNILNQFEANDEERASIQKHFKHHVVSHSAVVEYIEILRRPV; from the coding sequence ATGTCAAAATCGATCGCCGGATTTTCGAAATTATCCAAAGAAGAAAAAATAAACTGGATTGCCAAAGAATACTTTTCCAGCCCTCAAGAAGCCATTTCTATCCTAAAAAACTATTGGAATTCAGACGAAAAACTCCAAAAGTTACACGATGAATTTATCGAAAACACGATAAGCAATTTCTACATTCCGCTTGGTGTGGCACCTAATTTTTTGATTAACGGAAAATACAACAGCATTCCGATGGCGATTGAAGAAAGTTCGGTTGTGGCAGCGGCCTCAAAAGCAGCAAAATTCTGGTCTACTCGCGGCGGTTTTAAAGCTACCGTTATCAATAGCGAAAAAATTGGTCAGGTTCATTTTATTTTCAAAGGCGACGCATCGAAATTGGAATTATTTTTTGGGCAAACAAAAAGTAAATTTTACTCCAATACGGAAAGCATTACCAAAAATATGCAAAAACGCGGCGGCGGAATTTTGGATATCGAATTGCGAAACAAAACCAATTTGTTGCCGAATTACTATCAATTGCACGCTACTTTTGAAACCAAAGATTCGATGGGCGCCAATTTTATTAATTCGTGTTTGGAGCAATTTGCCAAAACATTGAAAAATGAAGCGCAACTATATGATTTATTTTCTTCAGCAGAAAAAGACATTGAAGTGGTGATGAGCATTCTTTCGAATTATGTTCCCAATTGCATTGTTCGCGCCGAAGTTTCCTGTCCTGTTGATGACTTGGTCGAAAAACATATCGAAAACCCGAAAGCTTTTGCTGAAAGATTCGTTCGAGCAGTTCAAATTGCCGAAGTCGAACCGTTTCGAGCCGTAACCCACAACAAGGGGATTATGAACGGAATCGACGCCGTGGTGCTTGCTACAGGTAATGATTTCCGTGCCGTGGAAGCTGGAATTCACGCTTACGCTTCCCGAAACGGAAGTTATTCGAGCTTGTCACACGCCAAAATCGAAAATGGTATTTTTAGTTTTTGGTTAGAAGTTCCTATGGCTTTAGGAACCGTTGGCGGCTTGACTAGCTTGCATCCTTTGGTGAAATTATCCTTAGAAATGTTAGAAAATCCATCGGCACAAGAGTTGATGCAGTTTGTAGCAGTGGCAGGATTGGCACAAAATTTTGCTGCTTTGCGTTCGCTAACCACCACCGGAATTCAGGACGGACATATGAAAATGCATTTGAATAATATCCTTAATCAATTTGAAGCTAATGACGAGGAACGTGCTTCGATTCAGAAACATTTCAAGCACCATGTCGTTTCGCATAGTGCGGTTGTTGAATATATTGAAATTTTAAGAAGACCTGTTTAA
- a CDS encoding GYDIA family GHMP kinase — MIKEFYSNGKLLITGEYLVLDGANALALPTKFGQKLIVEKGNNQEINWTSYDADGSLWLEETISFEDIIKEKSLASPESVKNTLIEILRQGYLLNPDFIQKSQGFQIRTELSFPRNWGLGTSSTLINNIAQWLEINAFDLLNNSFGGSGYDIACAQNDSPILYHLDNGKPVVETVSFEPKFAENLYFVYLEKKQSSKAAIASYYNNKNETLAKNIIASNKITSAVLQAETLQEFALALEEHEAGMSTILEMQTIKESLFPDFNGVIKSLGAWGGDFVLAISKENPADYFKERGFRTIVSYNDMIL; from the coding sequence ATGATAAAAGAATTTTACAGCAACGGAAAACTATTAATTACAGGAGAATATTTGGTTCTTGACGGCGCAAATGCTTTGGCTTTGCCTACCAAATTCGGACAAAAACTGATTGTCGAAAAAGGGAATAATCAAGAAATTAATTGGACAAGTTATGATGCAGATGGAAGTCTTTGGCTAGAAGAAACTATTTCATTCGAGGATATTATAAAAGAAAAATCTCTCGCATCACCTGAATCTGTAAAAAACACTTTAATCGAAATTTTACGGCAAGGTTATTTATTAAATCCAGACTTTATACAAAAATCGCAAGGGTTTCAAATTCGAACAGAACTCAGTTTTCCAAGAAATTGGGGTTTGGGAACTTCCTCTACTCTGATAAATAATATCGCACAATGGCTAGAGATTAATGCCTTTGATTTGCTTAACAATAGTTTTGGTGGCAGCGGATACGATATTGCCTGTGCTCAAAATGACAGTCCTATTTTGTATCATTTAGACAATGGCAAGCCAGTAGTTGAAACCGTATCATTTGAACCTAAATTTGCCGAAAATTTATACTTTGTCTATTTGGAAAAAAAACAAAGTAGCAAAGCCGCTATCGCATCGTATTATAACAACAAAAACGAAACATTAGCTAAGAACATTATTGCGAGCAACAAAATTACTTCGGCGGTTTTACAGGCAGAAACACTTCAAGAATTTGCTTTGGCATTAGAAGAACACGAGGCCGGAATGAGTACTATTCTCGAAATGCAAACCATAAAGGAATCCTTATTTCCCGATTTTAATGGTGTCATAAAAAGCCTTGGTGCTTGGGGTGGCGATTTTGTTTTAGCGATTTCAAAAGAAAATCCTGCCGACTATTTTAAAGAAAGAGGTTTTCGCACGATCGTTTCTTATAATGATATGATATTATAA